Proteins from a genomic interval of Methanofollis formosanus:
- a CDS encoding acetyl ornithine aminotransferase family protein — translation MEPLITTIPPGPRARAVLERDRRVVSQSMAREYPLVIERAAGTNLWDVDGNRYLDFTAGISVMNVGWNHPAVVEAVREQAGLLSHGAFLDFCSEVPVRFAEELVKMLPNGLDQVYYSNSGAESVEAALKLARRHTKRKYFISFYGGFHGRTYGALSLTATKVIQRKHFGPFLPVIHAPYPDPYRPFGLESVSCAVDVVRYLREEVFRTEVSPEEVAAIVVEPIQGEGGYVVPPPGFLRGLRELCDEYGILLVADEVQAGCYRTGRFLASEHGGVVPDIVCLAKALGGGMPLGATVASEEVMNWPPGSHASTFGGNNVACAAGLAVLEIMQAPGFGEHVREAGAVLLDGLRRLQERHEVVGDVRGVGMMAGIELVEDRVSRVPARETRNRALVRAFERGLTLLPAGESVIRFSPPLVMDEAEIRTGLAVLDEAMEGL, via the coding sequence ATGGAACCGCTCATCACGACCATACCCCCGGGACCGCGTGCCCGGGCCGTTCTGGAACGGGACCGGCGGGTCGTCTCCCAGTCGATGGCCAGGGAGTATCCGCTGGTCATCGAACGGGCCGCGGGCACCAACCTCTGGGACGTGGACGGGAACCGGTACCTCGACTTCACGGCCGGGATCTCGGTGATGAACGTGGGGTGGAACCACCCGGCGGTCGTCGAGGCGGTGCGGGAACAGGCGGGGCTTCTGTCGCACGGGGCGTTCCTCGACTTCTGCTCCGAGGTGCCGGTTCGGTTTGCCGAGGAGTTGGTGAAGATGCTCCCCAACGGACTCGATCAGGTCTATTATTCCAACTCGGGCGCGGAGAGCGTGGAGGCCGCTCTCAAACTTGCCCGCCGGCACACGAAGCGGAAGTACTTCATCTCCTTCTACGGCGGTTTCCATGGCAGGACCTATGGGGCGCTCAGCCTCACGGCGACGAAGGTGATCCAGCGGAAGCACTTCGGCCCCTTCCTGCCGGTGATCCATGCCCCGTACCCCGACCCGTACCGTCCCTTCGGCCTCGAATCGGTGAGTTGCGCCGTCGACGTGGTCAGGTACCTCAGGGAGGAAGTCTTCAGAACCGAGGTCTCGCCTGAGGAGGTGGCGGCCATCGTTGTCGAACCCATCCAGGGCGAGGGAGGGTATGTCGTCCCGCCGCCCGGGTTCCTGCGGGGCCTGCGGGAACTCTGCGACGAGTACGGGATCCTCCTGGTCGCCGACGAAGTGCAGGCCGGGTGCTACCGGACCGGGCGGTTCCTTGCCTCCGAGCACGGGGGCGTCGTCCCCGACATCGTCTGTCTGGCCAAGGCCCTCGGTGGCGGGATGCCGCTTGGCGCCACCGTCGCGTCAGAGGAGGTGATGAACTGGCCGCCGGGATCGCATGCCAGCACCTTCGGCGGAAACAATGTGGCCTGCGCCGCGGGACTGGCGGTGCTCGAGATCATGCAGGCGCCAGGGTTCGGGGAGCACGTGAGGGAGGCCGGGGCCGTGCTCCTCGACGGGCTCCGCCGGCTCCAGGAACGCCACGAGGTCGTCGGGGACGTACGCGGGGTCGGGATGATGGCCGGGATCGAACTGGTCGAGGACCGGGTGAGCAGGGTGCCGGCGCGGGAGACCAGGAACCGCGCCCTGGTGCGAGCGTTCGAGCGGGGACTCACCCTCCTCCCCGCGGGCGAGTCGGTGATCCGTTTCTCCCCGCCGCTCGTCATGGACGAAGCGGAGATCAGGACCGGGCTTGCGGTTCTGGACGAGGCGATGGAAGGCCTCTGA
- a CDS encoding aldehyde dehydrogenase family protein yields the protein MRKVTYVSLESDEGMHASYEAALSDLESRLGHRHPLFIGGKQFTTTREFAVRSPVDQEVITGHFQQAGEEEAKAAVEVARDAYPAWSRTDPAERVAAMRATATALEREVYHLAALITMEAGKTRAEAVAEVGEAVDMIRYHCDLYERADGFVVPMRPEVPGATNRSVMRPHGVWAVISPFNFPLVLAAGAAGAALLTGNTVVLKPASKTPLSGIRLYEAFVEGGVPDGAVNLVTGPGHPFGEVVTAHPAVDGIAFTGSREVGMWLMRTFLARQAYPKPVVAEMGSKNPCIVTGTADLEKAVEGVARAAFGYGGQKCSATSRVYVQHEVAEEFARMLIRRAGEIVVGDPREREVFMGPLISAQAKQTFEAAVARCRQDGGRVLAGGQVLEKGALARGFYVQPTVVAGLPESHPLMKHELFVPFLCVQPVASLDEAVRLSNDTGYGLIAGIFAEDPEEVRSFFDGIRSGVCYANRQGGATTGAWPGVQPFGGWKASGSAGKGVGGPYYLLSYLREQAQSSQNGL from the coding sequence ATGAGAAAAGTTACCTATGTCAGCCTGGAATCGGACGAGGGGATGCATGCCTCCTATGAGGCGGCCCTCTCCGACCTGGAGAGCCGGCTTGGCCACCGCCACCCGCTCTTCATCGGCGGGAAACAGTTTACGACGACACGGGAGTTTGCAGTCAGGTCGCCGGTCGACCAGGAGGTGATCACCGGCCACTTCCAGCAGGCCGGCGAGGAGGAAGCGAAGGCGGCGGTCGAGGTGGCGAGGGACGCATACCCGGCATGGAGCAGGACCGACCCGGCCGAGCGGGTGGCGGCGATGCGGGCGACGGCGACGGCCCTCGAACGCGAGGTCTACCACCTCGCCGCCCTCATCACGATGGAGGCCGGGAAGACCAGGGCCGAGGCCGTCGCCGAGGTCGGGGAGGCCGTCGACATGATACGGTACCACTGCGACCTCTATGAGCGGGCGGACGGGTTCGTCGTCCCGATGCGGCCAGAGGTGCCGGGGGCGACGAACCGGAGCGTGATGCGCCCGCACGGGGTCTGGGCGGTCATATCGCCCTTCAACTTCCCGCTCGTCCTCGCGGCCGGGGCGGCTGGGGCGGCCCTCCTCACCGGCAACACGGTCGTGCTCAAACCCGCGAGCAAGACCCCGCTCTCAGGCATCCGTCTGTATGAGGCCTTTGTCGAAGGGGGGGTGCCGGACGGCGCCGTCAACCTGGTCACCGGCCCCGGCCACCCCTTCGGCGAGGTGGTCACCGCCCACCCGGCGGTCGACGGGATCGCCTTCACGGGGTCACGTGAGGTGGGAATGTGGCTGATGCGTACCTTCCTGGCACGGCAGGCGTACCCGAAACCGGTGGTGGCCGAGATGGGGAGCAAGAACCCCTGCATCGTCACCGGCACGGCCGACCTGGAGAAGGCGGTCGAAGGGGTGGCCCGCGCCGCATTCGGGTACGGCGGGCAGAAGTGCAGCGCCACCTCGCGGGTCTATGTCCAGCACGAGGTCGCCGAAGAGTTTGCCAGGATGCTTATCAGGCGGGCCGGGGAGATCGTCGTCGGCGACCCGCGGGAGCGGGAAGTCTTCATGGGGCCACTCATCTCGGCGCAGGCAAAACAGACCTTCGAGGCGGCGGTCGCCAGATGCCGGCAGGACGGCGGGCGGGTGCTGGCCGGCGGGCAGGTGCTGGAGAAGGGTGCCCTGGCCCGCGGATTCTATGTGCAGCCCACGGTCGTCGCCGGCCTCCCCGAGAGCCACCCCCTGATGAAGCACGAACTCTTCGTCCCCTTCCTCTGTGTGCAACCGGTCGCATCTCTGGATGAGGCGGTTCGACTTTCCAATGATACCGGGTACGGTCTGATCGCCGGGATCTTTGCTGAAGACCCGGAGGAGGTGCGTTCCTTCTTTGATGGGATCAGGTCAGGGGTCTGTTATGCCAACCGGCAGGGCGGGGCGACGACCGGGGCGTGGCCGGGCGTGCAACCCTTCGGCGGGTGGAAGGCGAGCGGGTCGGCGGGGAAGGGCGTCGGCGGGCCGTATTATCTCCTCTCGTACCTCCGCGAGCAGGCGCAGAGCAGCCAGAACGGCCTCTGA
- a CDS encoding proline dehydrogenase family protein encodes MRLAMERWHLPDLKQAVARCRERNGQGIVCTLTPIGEFAKDKNEVKRWASEYNAAVRAADKRKLDAAVGVKLTALGGVIDPEGALERLDAIVGEGERRGVAIELDMEGRGLVDLAMEAAYRCATAEPPLTLAVQAYLDRTVDDLSHLAVTGTRPRLVKGAYLGDADDFFEVQDRFKSVAARLIASGRPFSVGTHDPDLVAWLLHAGGASKEQVEFAFLTGLADRTKEQMAGQGWKVREYLPFGEAAGAYVERRRRYLATLRALGRMPLP; translated from the coding sequence ATGCGATTGGCCATGGAACGCTGGCACCTCCCCGACCTGAAGCAGGCGGTGGCGAGGTGCCGGGAGAGGAACGGGCAGGGGATCGTGTGCACGCTGACCCCGATCGGGGAGTTTGCAAAAGACAAAAACGAAGTGAAGAGGTGGGCGTCTGAATATAATGCAGCCGTCCGTGCCGCCGACAAACGCAAACTCGACGCCGCGGTGGGGGTGAAGTTGACTGCGCTGGGAGGGGTCATCGATCCCGAGGGTGCGCTCGAGCGACTGGACGCAATCGTCGGCGAGGGCGAACGGCGCGGCGTCGCCATCGAACTCGATATGGAGGGACGGGGGCTGGTGGACCTCGCGATGGAGGCGGCGTATCGGTGTGCGACCGCCGAGCCCCCGCTCACCCTTGCCGTGCAGGCCTATCTCGACCGGACGGTCGACGACCTCTCGCACCTCGCAGTGACCGGGACCAGGCCGCGCCTGGTGAAGGGAGCGTACCTCGGGGACGCCGACGACTTCTTCGAGGTCCAGGACCGGTTCAAAAGTGTCGCCGCCAGGCTCATCGCCTCAGGCCGTCCCTTCTCGGTCGGCACCCACGACCCCGACCTGGTGGCATGGCTCCTCCATGCCGGCGGCGCCTCGAAGGAGCAGGTCGAGTTCGCCTTCCTGACCGGGCTGGCCGACCGGACAAAAGAGCAGATGGCTGGGCAGGGGTGGAAGGTGAGGGAGTACCTCCCCTTCGGCGAGGCGGCGGGGGCCTATGTGGAACGGCGGCGTCGCTACCTTGCGACCCTGCGGGCACTGGGGAGGATGCCGCTCCCCTGA
- the cutA gene encoding divalent-cation tolerance protein CutA translates to MDTEFVVVLCTAPSGDAEEIAGLVVEKRLAACVSLFGVGSVFWWEGKITSEREELLVIKTRGDLLPALTATLKGAHPYDVPEIIALPVIGGDADYLAWVAGETREK, encoded by the coding sequence ATGGACACTGAGTTTGTCGTCGTCCTTTGCACCGCCCCGTCCGGTGACGCCGAAGAGATTGCCGGCCTGGTCGTCGAGAAACGGCTGGCCGCGTGCGTGAGTCTCTTCGGGGTGGGGTCGGTCTTCTGGTGGGAGGGGAAGATCACCAGCGAGCGCGAAGAGCTCCTGGTCATCAAGACGAGAGGCGATCTTCTCCCCGCCCTCACCGCCACCCTGAAGGGAGCGCACCCCTATGATGTCCCTGAGATCATCGCCCTCCCGGTCATCGGCGGCGACGCCGACTACCTGGCCTGGGTCGCCGGCGAGACACGGGAGAAATGA
- a CDS encoding Glu/Leu/Phe/Val family dehydrogenase, giving the protein MSTTGLLETIIRHVCTCVADLGLDAETEAALTMPMRELHVSIPVRMDSGKIRVFEGFRVQFNDARGPTKGGIRYHPDESLESIRGLAAIMTWKCALLGLPLGGAKGGVVCNPKELSEAELERLSRAYIRAVSRFIGPDEDIPAPDVYTNARVMAWMMDEYSRIAGRNAFGAITGKPLSVWGSEGRVDATARGGWYVVEEAAKDAGIDLARATVAVQGFGNVGSHAARLASILTGAKVVAVSDSQGGVMNREGLDINRLIEHKHATGGVAGFPGGRKVSSADLLTLDVDLLIPAALENAVTQENAGEVRAGIVAEFANGPVAVAAESALEENGVLLLPDILCNGGGVVVSYFEMVQNATLDHWDEAEVDRRLRKQMKDTYHSVHEKALISGTSLRRAAYSIAVTNTLDAMRTRGWV; this is encoded by the coding sequence ATGAGCACGACCGGGCTCCTCGAAACCATCATCAGGCATGTCTGCACCTGCGTCGCCGACCTCGGACTGGACGCCGAAACCGAAGCCGCCCTCACGATGCCGATGCGCGAACTCCATGTCTCCATCCCAGTCAGGATGGACTCAGGGAAGATCAGGGTCTTCGAGGGGTTCAGGGTCCAGTTCAACGACGCACGCGGGCCCACGAAGGGGGGGATCCGCTACCACCCCGACGAAAGCCTGGAGTCGATCCGGGGGCTTGCGGCGATCATGACCTGGAAGTGCGCCCTCCTCGGCCTCCCGCTCGGCGGGGCGAAGGGCGGCGTGGTCTGCAATCCCAAGGAACTCTCCGAGGCCGAACTCGAACGGCTGAGCCGGGCCTATATCAGGGCGGTCTCCAGGTTCATCGGGCCCGACGAGGATATCCCCGCACCCGACGTCTACACCAACGCCCGGGTGATGGCCTGGATGATGGACGAGTACTCCAGAATCGCCGGGAGAAACGCCTTCGGGGCGATCACCGGCAAACCACTCTCGGTCTGGGGTTCTGAAGGCCGCGTCGACGCCACGGCAAGGGGCGGGTGGTACGTTGTCGAAGAGGCCGCAAAGGACGCCGGGATCGACCTTGCCAGGGCGACGGTCGCGGTCCAGGGCTTCGGGAACGTGGGGAGCCATGCCGCCCGCCTCGCCTCCATCCTCACCGGGGCGAAGGTGGTGGCGGTGAGCGACAGTCAGGGTGGGGTGATGAACCGGGAGGGCCTCGACATCAACCGCCTCATCGAGCACAAGCACGCCACCGGGGGGGTCGCCGGTTTTCCGGGCGGCAGGAAGGTGAGCAGCGCCGACCTCCTCACTCTCGACGTCGACCTCCTCATCCCTGCGGCCCTCGAGAACGCGGTCACCCAAGAGAACGCCGGGGAGGTGCGGGCCGGGATCGTCGCCGAGTTTGCGAACGGCCCGGTGGCCGTGGCGGCCGAGAGCGCCCTTGAAGAGAACGGGGTGCTCCTCCTCCCCGACATCCTTTGCAACGGCGGCGGGGTGGTCGTCTCGTACTTCGAGATGGTGCAGAACGCCACCCTCGACCACTGGGACGAGGCTGAGGTCGACCGGCGACTGCGCAAACAGATGAAGGACACCTACCATAGCGTCCACGAGAAGGCCCTCATCTCCGGCACATCGCTGCGCCGGGCGGCCTACTCCATCGCCGTCACCAACACCCTGGACGCCATGCGGACGCGGGGGTGGGTCTGA
- a CDS encoding radical SAM protein, which translates to MGEREASYLSLLRSGELARRAEAARAILSACTLCPRQCRVDRLHGERGYCRSGADPKVSSFGPHYGEEPELVGRYGSGTIFFSNCTMRCEFCQNYSISQEGAGYEVSCDDLAMMMLALQRRGCHNINFVTPTHYVPQILGALVIAAGAGLSVPLVYNTGGYDCVHTLKFLDGVFDIYMPDAKYGDDETARRLSHAPHYTRHMKAALLEMHRQVGDLVVDDEGVAVRGLIIRHLVLPDGLAGSREVFRFIAEEVSRDAYVNVMDQYRPMWHAAAETAPCQESLGRPLRVEEYEEAVAEARRAGLYRGF; encoded by the coding sequence ATGGGAGAGAGGGAGGCCTCATACCTCTCCCTTCTCAGGAGCGGGGAACTTGCACGCCGGGCCGAGGCGGCCCGGGCGATTCTCTCTGCCTGCACGCTCTGCCCGCGGCAGTGCAGGGTCGACCGTCTCCATGGAGAGCGGGGATATTGCCGGAGCGGGGCAGACCCAAAGGTATCGAGTTTCGGGCCGCACTACGGGGAAGAGCCAGAACTTGTCGGCCGGTACGGTTCGGGGACGATCTTTTTTTCCAACTGCACGATGCGTTGTGAATTTTGTCAAAATTATTCCATCAGCCAGGAGGGCGCCGGGTATGAGGTCTCCTGCGACGACCTTGCCATGATGATGCTCGCCCTCCAGCGACGGGGCTGTCACAATATCAACTTCGTCACCCCGACCCACTATGTTCCCCAGATCCTGGGGGCGCTGGTGATCGCCGCCGGGGCCGGGCTCTCCGTCCCGCTCGTCTACAACACCGGCGGCTACGACTGCGTCCATACCCTCAAATTCCTCGACGGAGTCTTCGACATCTACATGCCCGACGCCAAGTACGGCGACGACGAGACCGCACGCCGTCTCTCCCATGCCCCACACTACACCCGACACATGAAGGCCGCGCTCCTCGAGATGCACCGGCAGGTCGGCGACCTCGTCGTCGACGACGAGGGAGTCGCGGTGCGGGGCCTGATCATCCGCCACCTCGTCCTCCCCGACGGCCTGGCCGGGAGCCGCGAGGTCTTTCGTTTCATCGCCGAGGAGGTCTCGCGGGATGCGTACGTGAATGTCATGGACCAGTATCGCCCGATGTGGCATGCCGCCGCGGAAACGGCGCCGTGTCAGGAGAGTCTGGGGCGTCCGTTGAGGGTGGAGGAGTACGAGGAGGCGGTGGCGGAGGCGCGGCGGGCGGGGTTGTATCGGGGGTTTTGA
- a CDS encoding cupredoxin domain-containing protein: MVRLLALAALVALVMAAGCTGEPGTTTPTPTPIETTVTETVTEPVTETMTETATETTVEVVNETTNETTNETETEEIVSSGESVTFDLSALNNQFNTDEISVPAGAPVIINFDNQDEGVDHNFAVYETEAAVEVIFRGDVITGPAQISYTFTAPEEPGDYFFRCDVHPAQMTGRFVVT; the protein is encoded by the coding sequence ATGGTACGCTTGCTGGCACTCGCCGCCCTGGTCGCCCTGGTCATGGCGGCCGGGTGTACGGGGGAACCAGGGACGACAACACCCACGCCGACACCTATAGAGACGACCGTGACCGAGACGGTTACCGAACCCGTAACCGAGACCATGACTGAGACCGCAACCGAGACCACCGTTGAGGTCGTGAACGAGACAACGAATGAGACGACGAACGAGACCGAGACCGAGGAGATCGTGTCCTCAGGGGAGAGCGTTACCTTTGACCTGAGCGCCCTGAACAACCAGTTCAACACCGACGAGATCAGCGTCCCGGCCGGGGCGCCGGTGATCATCAACTTCGACAACCAGGACGAGGGGGTCGACCACAACTTTGCCGTGTACGAGACCGAAGCCGCTGTCGAAGTGATCTTCCGCGGCGATGTCATCACCGGCCCGGCCCAGATCTCCTACACGTTCACTGCACCCGAGGAACCAGGGGACTACTTCTTCCGCTGCGACGTCCACCCGGCACAGATGACCGGCAGGTTCGTCGTGACCTGA
- a CDS encoding YigZ family protein produces MRELAAVKTEVKRSRFYAHLYALDDPDEIAEVLDLHRKMYRKAAHHCSAVRFLPGRDPVEATKNDGEVGHPGKAILGVLEKHALDHHALVVSRLFGGIKLGPGGVTRAFRDAGESVAEYYLHEG; encoded by the coding sequence ATGCGCGAACTCGCTGCCGTGAAGACCGAGGTGAAAAGATCGCGCTTTTACGCCCACCTCTATGCCCTCGACGACCCCGACGAGATTGCGGAGGTGCTCGACCTCCACAGAAAAATGTACCGCAAGGCCGCCCACCACTGTTCTGCCGTGCGGTTTCTGCCGGGCAGAGACCCGGTCGAGGCCACCAAAAACGACGGCGAGGTCGGTCATCCGGGCAAGGCCATCCTCGGCGTCCTGGAAAAACATGCCCTCGACCACCACGCTCTCGTCGTCTCCCGACTCTTCGGCGGGATCAAGCTCGGCCCCGGCGGGGTGACCAGGGCCTTCAGGGACGCCGGTGAGAGTGTGGCCGAGTATTATCTGCATGAGGGATGA